One genomic region from Argentina anserina chromosome 2, drPotAnse1.1, whole genome shotgun sequence encodes:
- the LOC126805537 gene encoding uncharacterized protein LOC126805537, translating to MNCTSTSLLNSSFLPAPPPYTTTTSSLKSPTPILRRVTAKMSLNKPPDPTSLLTSVTNLLWGPTLPPGLLISTVRSAWNATWRLMMSQLAPSDPSDPSLAYTRPPSRFRATQIPRQNRTSLHLYVGLPCPWAHRTLIVRALKGLDAAVPVSVAAPGSDGSWEFKDDTRDPDTLDPTRDKANGFKTLKQIYKSRPGGYDGRSTVPMLWDAKNKEVICNESYDIIELFNSGLNDQARNPGLDLSPPHLKSKIEEWNSIIYPNVNNGVYRCGFAQSQEAYDAAVSDLFNTLDKLEDHLSRFRYLCGDELTLADVCLFTTLIRFDLAYNVLFKCTRRKLIEYPNLHAYMRDIYQIPKVAETCNFQLIMEGYYKTLFPLNPGGIQPIIPARSEHQELQRPHNRASLSLTDAKESPPALSVS from the exons ATGAACTGCACTTCAACTTCGCTGCTGAATTCCTCCTTCCTCCCAGCTCCACCTCCCtataccaccaccacctcctcccTCAAATCACCCACACCCATCCTCCGCCGCGTCACCGCCAAAATGTCCCTCAACAAACCCCCCGACCCAACCTCCCTCCTCACCTCCGTCACCAACCTCCTCTGGGGCCCCACCCTCCCTCCGGGcctcctcatctccaccgtccgcTCAGCCTGGAACGCCACGTGGCGCCTCATGATGTCCCAGCTCGCCCCCTCCGACCCCTCCGACCCCTCCCTCGCCTACACCCGCCCCCCTTCCCGCTTTCGCGCCACACAAATCCCCCGCCAAAATCGGACCTCCCTCCACCTCTACGTCGGCCTCCCCTGCCCCTGGGCCCACCGCACCCTCATCGTCCGCGCCCTGAAAGGCCTCGACGCCGCCGTCCCCGTCTCAGTCGCCGCTCCAGGCTCCGACGGCTCCTGGGAATTCAAGGACGACACTCGCGACCCGGATAccctcgacccgacccgggaCAAGGCAAACGGGTTCAAGACCCTGAAACAGATCTACAAGTCCAGACCCGGCGGGTACGACGGTCGCTCCACGGTGCCGATGCTCTGGGACGCCAAGAACAAAGAAGTAATATGCAATGAGAGCTATGACATAATCGAGTTGTTCAATTCGGGTCTAAATGACCAGGCCCGTAACCCGGGTTTGGATCTTTCACCGCCTCACTTGAAGTCAAAGATTGAAGAATGGAACAGCATTATCTACCCCAATGTCAATAATGGAGTCTACAG GTGTGGATTTGCTCAGTCTCAAGAAGCATATGATGCAGCAGTGAGTGACTTGTTCAACACTCTAGACAAATTGGAGGATCATTTGAGCCGATTTCGCTACCTCTGCGGAGACGAACTGACGCTGGCGGATGTCTGCCTCTTCACCACTCTCATTCGATTCGATCTCGCCTACAATGTCTTGTTTAAATGCACCAGGAGGAAGCTGATCGAGTATCCAAATCTTCATGCTTACATGCGTGACATTTACCAA ATTCCGAAGGTTGCAGAGACTTGCAATTTTCAATTGATCATGGAGGGCTACTACAAGACCCTTTTCCCACTCAACCCGGGCGGCATTCAGCCAATCATTCCTGCTAGATCCGAGCATCAAGAACTTCAGAGACCACATAACAGAGCTTCGTTGTCTCTTACAGATGCAAAGGAATCACCACCAGCACTTTCTGTATCTTAA